Genomic DNA from Thermobifida alba:
GCGGCGGACGCCTGCCGCGGCCCGGCGCCGACGCGGTCGGCGCTAGTCGACGCCCCGGGCGCTCATCGCCGAGCCGAGCGCCTCGGCGGAGCGGATCAGGTTCACGATGACCGGCACGACCATGCGGTGGGCCCCGCCTCGCAGGCCGCGCGCCAGGTACGCCTCCCGCGAGGCCCGCCACGACTGGGCCACCATCGGGATGCAGCGGATGGTCAGCGCCAGCACCAGCCCCACCCGTTCCGAGCGCACGCCCACCCTCCGCAGCGGGCGGGCCAGCCGTTCGAACAGGTCGAGCATCTCGCTGACCCGGGTGGTGCGGGTGACCAGTCCGGCCAGCAGTACGGCCGCGGCGATCTGGGAGCACACCCGCACCGCCGTGTGCGGGTCGGTGAAGAGGACGTGGAACACCGCGATGACCGCGAGGAACAGCAGCACCGGCCGGAAGGCGTGCCACAGGTGGGCGGACAGCCCGAACAGCGTGTACAGCAGGACGACGGCGGCCGCGGCGCCCAGGGACACCCAGGGGTTGCCCAGGACCAGCAGGACGGTGACCACGCCCAGCAGGACGAGCAGTTTCGCGCCCGCCGGCATCCGGTACGGCAGCGAGGTCCCGGGGACGTAGAGCCCGATCGTGTTCACGGGCGCCGCTCCATCAGGTCGACGTAGTACTCGACGGCGGCCTCCGGTCCACCGTCGAACACGATCCTTCCCGCGTCCATGACCAGCACCCGGTCGAAGCCGGTGAGCGTGTCGAGGTGGTGGGTGAGCAGGATGACCTGCTGGGGCAGGGCGCGCAGGGTCTCGGTGATGATCCGCACGTTGCGCAGGTCCAGCAGGGTGGTGGGCTCGTCGCAGACCAGGATCCGGGGCTCGGTGACCATGACCGAGGCCAGCGCCAGCATCTGCTTCTGCCCTCCGGACAGCAGGTGGGCGGGGTGGTCGCGGTGGTCGGCCAGACCGTGCCGGGCCAGGATCGCGTCGACCCGCTCCTCGATCCCGGCCCGGTCGAGTCCGCTGCCGCGCAGGCCGATCCGCACGTCCTCGGCGACCGTGGGCATGATGATCTGGGTGTCGGCGTCGGAGAACACGAAACCGACCCGGCGGCGGACCTCCCGGACGTGTCTGCGGGTGTCCAGGCCGTCGACGAGCACCCGGCCCGTGTCGGGGACGACCAGGCCGTTGAACATCCGGGCCAGGGTCGACTTGCCCGACCCGTTGGCACCGATCAGTCCGATGCGGTGCTCGCTCAGCTCCAGGGAGACGTCGTCGACGACCACCCGGTCACCGTAGGCGTGGGTCACGTTCTCCAGGCGGATCATGGGCGGCGGCTCCGCTCAGGCGACCCGGTTCCCGGCGGGTGGGACCGGGTAGGCGCGGTGCACGCTGGCGGCGATGAGCGTGGCCAGGACCGCCTTGGCGACGTCGCCGGGGACGAAGGCGGCCAGCGCGACCAGGGTGGCCGTGGCGTCCAGTCCGGCGACCACCGCCATCCAGGGGCCGCCGATCAGGTAGCACACCACGATCCCGCCGGCCAGGTTGATCAGCAGGCCCGGCCAGAACCGGTACTTCGGCAGCATGCGGTCGGTCAGCAGGCCGATGAACAGCGCCACGAAGATCCAGCTGATGAGGAAGCCGCCGGAGGCGCCGGCGAAAGAGGCCAGGCCGCCTCCCCCGCCGGACAGGATCGGCAGCCCCGCCATCGCCAGCGCGAGGAAGGTGACGACCGCCAGGACGCCTCGTTTGGCTCCGAGGATGCTGGGAGCGAGCATGACGACCAGGGTCTGCAGGGTGATCGGCACACTGCCCACGGGGATTCCGGGGACCAGGCTCATCGCGGCGAGCAGCGCGGCGAACAGCGCGATGAGCGCGAGGTCGCGTGTCGCCAGGCCGCGGTAGCGAGGAGACGGTGAGGAGGCGGTCATGGTCCATCCTTGCTGTTTTCCGGGGTTTTGGAGGAAATCTCCAGATCAATTGTTACCGCCCCGCCGTGAACAGCTGAGATGCGCCCCGGAACAGCTTTCCCCCGAGGGGTTTTGTAGGGTTCTCCCAAAAATCTCCGCCTTTTCCCCCTTTTTCCGTGGGACGCGCCACACCGCGGTGTGGCGCACGGCATTCCACCGCTTCGGGGTGCCCTCCCTCCCGCGGACGCGGAGCGGGTCATTCGGCCCGGGCGGGCAGCACGCACACCGGGGTGGGCACCGTGAGGAGGTGGCGCGCCGGACCGGGGACCCCGTCGGCCGGGTCCACCGGAAGCGCGGCCAGGGTCGCGGAGTTCTGGTTGGCCACCACGAGGTAGCCGTCGACCAGCGCGAAGTGGCGGGGCCAGGCGCCTCCGGAGGGGGTGTCGGCCAGGTGGCGCACCCGCGCCCCGTCAGCCGACACTTCGAAGGTGGCGATGGTGTCGGCGCCCCGGTTGGCGACGTAGAGGCGGCGCTCGTCGGCGGAGAGCGCGATCTCCGCCGGGTAGTTGTCCCCGCCGGCCTTGGTCGCGGGCACGGAGTCGACGGTCTCGGCCCGGGCCGTGGCGGGGTCGAACCGCAGGACGTACACCCGCGAGTCCAGTTCTCCCGCCACGTACAGGTGGCCGGAGGAGTGCACCGCCAGGTGGCGCGGTCCGCTTCCCGGGGCCAGGCGGGCCGCGACGTGCTGCGGTCCGGCGGGACGGTCGGCGGCGGCGTCGAAGGGGAAGCAGCGCAGTTCGTCGGTGCCGAGATCGACGACCAGGAGGTGGGCTCCGCCCGGGGCGGGGTAGACGCTGTGCGCGTGCGGCCCCTCCTGGCGGTCGGCGTTGGGCCCCGACCCGGTGTGCGTCAGCCGCTGGACCGGTTCCGCGGGGGCGCCGTCCGGACCGATCGGGTGCACGCTGACGCTTCCGTCCCCGTAGTTGGCGGCGACCAGGTGCCGCCCGGCCGGGTGGGCCAGCAGGTGGCAGGGGGAGGAGCCGCCCGTGGCGGCGCTGCCCCGGACTTCCAGCCGCCGTTCGCCGGCGACGGAGAAACCGCTGACCCGTCCCGCGTCGAGTTCGTTGACCGCGTAGACCATCCTCCCGTCCGCGGAGTGCACCACGAACGAGGGGCCGCTGGCCGGGGCCGCCAGTTCCGCCTCGGCCAGGGCGCCGGTGCCGGTGTCCAGCCAGACGCTCTGCACTCCCGCCGCGCTGCCCGGGATACCGGAATCGGGGGTGTAGGAGCCGATCCACAGCAGCCGACGTCGTGTCATCGGGATCCTCCCGGTTGTCGCTGACCCCGGCTCTCGGGGCCAGCGACACTCTAGTGCGCCGGCTTCTTCACGGACAGTCGCCGTCCGCCGCGGAGGGCGCGCTGTGCGGGGGCGCGCTCAGTCCAGCAGCGCCTGGAGCGCCCGGCGCTGGCCGTCGGTGAAGAAGTGCCCGCCGGGCAGCCGCTCCAGCCGGAACGGTCCGGTGGTGTGCTGCTGCCAGGCGCGCAGTCCCGCGTCGGTGACGACCGGGTCGCTGGTTCCGCCCACGACGGTGAGCGGGACGTCCAGCGGCGGGCCGGAGCGCCACACGTACGCGGCGACCGCGTCGAAGTCGGCGCGCATCTCCGCACCGAACACCCGGGCCAGTTCGTCGTCCTGGAGCAGGATCTCGGGGACCCCGCCGTAGCGGTCGGCCACGGCGCGCACCAGGGCGGCGGGGTCCTCGGGGAGTTCCATCCGCCTGGGCAGGTGCGGGGCGTCCCTGCCGCTGACCACCAGACGGGTGACCTCCCGGCCGCGTCGACGCAGTTCCCGGGCGGTCTCGTAGGCCGAGAGCGCGCCCAGGCTGTGCCCGTAGAGGGTGAGCGGTCCCGCCAGTGCCTCCAGGGCGTCGGCCTGGCGCCGGGCGTAGTCGCTCCACAGCTCCGCTCCGTCCCCCGCGCAGTCGCGGTGGCGCACCGTGGCGACCCACACGGTGAACCGGTCGCCCACCTCGGCCACCCAGGGCCGGTAGACGGTGGGCAACCCTCCGGCGTGCAGGAAGCAGACGAGGTCGGCCTCGGCCGTCGGTCCGGTGAAGCGGTGCACACCGGAGCCGGTCGACGGGGTGGTCCGCGCCTGGTTCATGGATCTGGGCCTCTTTCCCTTCAGGGGCACAACGCCCTGAAACGTACCCTTTCCCCATCGGCCAGACACGCCGGGGGTGGTGAGTCAGCTCACGAAGCGTCTCCGGGGAGTCCGGCTCAGTCGTCCGACCGCCCTCCCCCGGTCCGCGACAGCGTGTGGCGCAGCAGCGTCTTGAGGACGTTGCCGCTGTCCAGGCGGTCCCTCGCGTCGAACTCGATGATCGGCACCTCGGGGCCGACCTCGACGGCCTCGCGGATCTGCTCGACCGTGTAGTCGAGCTTCCCGTCGAACTTGTTCACCGCGATGATGTAGGGGACGTCCTGCTTCTTCTCGAAGTAGTCGATGGCGTCGAAGCAGTCGGCCAGCCGGCGGGCGTCCACCACCACGACCGCGCCGATCGCCCCGCGCACCAGGTCGTCCCACATGAACCAGAACCGCGCCTGCCCCGGGGTGCCGAACATGTACATGATCAGCTCGTCGTCCAGGGTGAGCCGGCCGAAGTCCATCGCCACGGTGGTGGTCTTCTTGTCCGGCGTGGCGGAGACGTCGTCGTGGGCGACGCTCGCCTCGGTCATCACCGCCTCGGTGGTGACCGGCGGGATCTCCGACACCGAGCCGACCAGTGTCGTCTTGCCCGCGCCGAATCCCCCCGCGATGACGATCTTGGTCGACGCCACGGACGAGCGTTTATTGGAAGAGACGTTCGAGGCCACGGAGCGCCCTTTCCAGCACTTGGTTCTCGGACGGGCTGTGCCCGGTGATCGTGGGGTGGATGTAGACCAGGCCCTGGTCGGCCAGGTCGCTGATGAGCACCTGGGTGACGCCCAACGGCAGCTTCAGCTCCGCCGAGATCTCGGCCACCGAGCGCACCTGGGCGCACAGCCGGTAGATCCGCTCCGACTCCGGCATCAGGTGTTGCGGGGGGTCGGCCCGCTCGTCCGCGATGGAGACCAGCGTCTGCACCATCAGCGGATGGCGGGACCGGGTGCGGCCGCCGGTGAAGGTGTACGGACGGATCCGCGCTCTCCGGCGTCTGCGGTGACTCCTCATGGAATTGGCTTCCTCTTCATCGTCTCAGAGCCCGGTGTCGACGCGTCGGTCAGCGGATGACCTCGCGCAGCTCGGATCGGAGCTGCGGGGTGAGCACGTGGCCGGCGTTCTCCACGAGCAGGGTCATCTGGTAGGCCACGATCTTCATGTCGGCGTCCTTGGAGGTCAGCACCGCCAGCGAGGAACCGTCGCTGATGGACATGACGAACAGGTAGCCGCGTTTCATCCGCAGGATCAGCTGCTCGGAGTCGCCCTTGGCGAACATCCGGGCGGTGCCCTCGGCCAGGCTCTGCAGTCCGCTGACGATCGCGGCGAGCTGCTCGGCGTGCTCCTCGGGGAAACCCCGGGAGGCGGTCAGCAGCAGGCCGTCAGAGGAGACCACGATCGCGTGTTCGGCTCCGGGTACCTCGGAGACGAAATTGGAGACGAGCCAGGTGAAGTTCTCAGCGCTCTCACTCAAGCGGTTATCCATGTCCGTCCTGCTCCTGTTGTGGCGGGGGTGTGGCTACACTGCGCATCCGTCATTCGTCCCCGGTGGCGGCTCGTTCGCCTTCGAGGAACTCTTCGAGGTCGGCGCGGATGCGCGCGGCTCTGCTCTCGGCGTCTTCCGGTTCGGCCGACGGCTCCTCCGCGGAGGGGTCCGCTAGGGGGAGGGCCGGCTGGTTGTTGCGGTGTGCTCCGCGTCGGGGCAGCCCTGCCGCGGTGAAGGCGGGACCGCTGTCGTCTCTGCTCTGCGTGCGCTGGGTCGGAGGGGTCATGGGCGGCGGGCTCACCGTTACCGGGGTGGTGGTCACTGTCTCGAACGCGGACTCGGGGCTGGGACCGGTCTCGCCGACCAGCTCGGTCGGCACGACCACGTGGGCGCTGATGCCGCGGAAGGCGCGCGCCTGCAGCTGGACCCGGAAGCCGTGCCGGTGCGCGATCCGTCCCACCACGAACATGCCCATGTGCCGGATGACGTCCTCCTCCAGCAGGGGGGGCCGCTCCAGCCGCTGGTTGATCTCCGCCAGCTGGTCCTCGGGGATGCCGATGCCCTCGTCCTCGACGGTGATGAGCAGGCGCCCCTCGCTCATCACCTGGCCGCTGATGACCACCTGGGCGTAGTCGGGGGACTTGGCGGTGGCGTTGTCCAGCAGTTCGGCCAGCAGGTGGCTCAGGTCGTCGGAGACGCGGCCCTCGATGAAGAGGGCGGGCATGCGCCCCAGGCGGACCCGCTCGTAGTCGCCGATCTCGGAGATCGCCGCACGGCAGACGTCCAGCAGCGAGACCGGCTCCAGGTGCGGGTCCCCGATGTCCTGGCCGGCGAGGATGAGCAGGTTCTCGCCGTTGCGGCGCATCCGGGTGGCGAGGTTGTCGATCTTGAACAGCTTGGCGAGGAGTTCGGAGTCCTCGGTGGTGTCCTCCAGTTCCTCGACGATGTCCAGCAGCGACTCGACCAGGGTGAGGTCACGCATGGCCAGGTTGACCAACGCCGCGGTGGCGTCGTTCCCGGTCACCGCGACGTCCGGGGAGGCGGGCGCCTTCCCGGACTCCTCGGTTCCGGCGTGCTCTCCGGTCGGCTGCGGCGCCTCCTGCCCGGCGGAGGGCTGCGCCGGCTGTTCGGGGGCGCGGTGCTCCACGGGCTCCGGAGGGGCGGGGGCCTGCTGGGCGGCCGGGGGGTGGCCGTGGGGGGCGGCCGGCGGCGCCTGGGGGTAGCCGTACGGGGCCGCCTGGGGGCCTCCCTGAGGGGGGTACTGGTACGCCTGCGGATACTGCGGATACCACTCCTGGGGGTGGTGGGGAGGAGGACCCCACTGGTGGGCCTGGGGCGGCGCCGGGGGATAGCCGTACGGGACCGTCCCGGGAGCGGGCTCGGGTGTCCTGCCGAACCGGGCGAGAATCCGGGAGAACAGGCGGCGGCGCGTCCCGGACTTCTCGCCGTGGGAGGAGCCGGTCTCCGCCTGCGGCGGGTGCGACGGGGGCTGTCCCGTGTGCTCACCTGGTGACGGCACCTGTGCCACGGCACATCTCCTCAATGTTGTTGCAGGGGGTTGCCAGTGCCGGCGGCGCGGCCCCGGTGCGGGCGACGCCCTGTGGGGCGGCCCGGCGTCGTCGGTCGCGTGTGGGTGCCGTGTGCGGGCACGACGACGCCGACTGCGGAGACGCGGCCGCCATTACTGACGGCACGCCGCCTAAAGACACTGATAAAGAACGAATCGGCGGTCACACTAGCACAGAAACCCCTACCTAACCGGCAAAGAGGATGTTTTACGAGCTAAACGGGTGTGACCGCCGACCGTCTTTCCGGCGCGCTCCGCGGCGCCCGCCCGCCGCCCGCTCCCGTCCGCCGGACCGCGCCGGAGGCCAGCTCCCCCCGCATTCGTGAAGAAGCCTCGGGTTCCTCTCACCCCTCCAGGCGGAGTGACACTCGTCACTTTTGACCGATTCACCAGACAATCCGGAGGTTTGTATGCTTGCGCCCCGCGGCCTCTCTGAAATGGCCTACGGGGCGCAGCCGACCCTTTCCCAGAAAGGACGTCCGCCACCGAACAATTCCACATCGGGCGGTTTTTGACGATTTCCGGCTTTCCCTGAGAGGTGCCGTCCCGGCCGGCCTCGCGGTCGCGGCCCGCCGGGACGGCGCTCAGCCGCTCCCGCCCGCCTGGACCTCGCTGATCGCCTTGAGGATGCGCTTGTCGGAGACGCTGTGGGCGGTGCCCACCTCCTGCGCGAAGTAGCTGATCCGCAGCTCCTCCAGCATCCAGCGGATGTTCTCGTGCTCCGGGCCGGGCGGCACCCCCGGGGGCAACCGGTCCAGCAGCCGCTGGTAGGCCTGGCGCATCTGCTCGACCTTGGCCATGTTCACCTGGTCCCGGCGGGGGTTGTGGGGCAGCCTGGCCAGCCGCACCTCGATCGCCTTGAGGTAGCGCGTCAGGTCCCGCAGCCGCCGGTGGCCGACGGCCGTGACGAACCCGGGGCCCACCAGCGCGCCGAGCTGGTTCTGGATGTCGGTGACCGACGGCAGCACGGCCAGGCTCGTGACGCTCTTGAGCTGCTTCTCCAGCCGCTGCGCCGCGACCAGGATCCGCTCGACCGCCGCGAGGATGTCCATGACCCGCTCCACCAGGTTGACCCGGACGTGCTCGCGCAGCTTCGCGAAGGACTCCGGATCCCACACCGGCCCGCCCGCCTCCGCGACCAGCGCGTCCACCCCGCAGGCCACACAGTCGTCGAAGAGCGCGGCGACCGAGCCGTGCGGGCTGCGGCTGAACACCAGCTTGCTCTGGTTGCTCAGGTGCCCTTGGAGGAACTTCACCGGCGAGGGCACGGTGAGCATGAGCAGCCGCCGGGTGCCCGCGGCCATCGCCTGGCGCTGGGCGGGCTCGTTGTCGAAGATGCGCACCCCCACGCTCGTCCCCTCGTCCACCAGCGCCGGATAGCCCCTGACCAGGTGTCCGGCGGTGCGGCGCTCGAAGGTCCGGGGCAGCGGCCCGAAGTCCCAGGCGGTCAGGCCGGTGCGCTCGATCTCGGCGGCCTCGGCCGAGATCGCCTCGCGCAGCCGCGGCTGCAGGCGGCGGCGCAACTCCTCCAGGTCCTTGGCCTCGGCGAGGGTCCGCCCCTTCTCGTCCACGGCGCGGAAGGTCATCCGCAGGTGGTCGGGCACCCGGTCCAGCTGCCAGTCGTCGACCGTGACCCGGGGGCCGCCCATCGCGGTGAGCTCCCGGGACAGCGCCTCCAGCAGCGGCTCGGAGCGGGGCCTGAGCCGCTTGAGCACCGCGGCGGCGTGGTCGGGCACCGGCACGAAGCTGCGCCGGATCGCCTTGGGCAGCGACCGCATCAGCGCCGTCACCAGCTCCTCCCGCAGGCCCGGGATCTGCCAGTCGAAGCCGTCGGCGCTGACCTGGTTGAGCACCTTCAGCGGGAGGTGCACGGTCACCCCGTCCGCCGCGTCCCCCGGCTCGAACTGGTAGGTGAGCCGGAAGCGGTGCTCCCCCTGCTGCCAGAAGTCCGGGTAGTCCTCCTCGGTGACCTCCCCGGCCGCGTCGTTGACCAGCATCGACCGGTCGAAGTCCAGCAGGTTCGGGTGTTCCCGGCGGACCCGCTTCCACCAGCTGTCGAAGTGCCGGACCGAGACCACCTCGGCACCGACGCGCTGGTCGTAGAAGTCGAACAGGACCTCGTCGTCGACCAGGATGTCGCGGCGGCGGGCGCGGTGTTCGAGGTCCTCGACCTCCTTGAGCAGCTTCCGGTTGGCGTGGAAGAACGCGTGCCGGGTGTCCCACTCCCCCTGCACCAGGGCGTGCCGGATGAACAGCTCGCGCGCCACCGCGGGGTCGATGCGGCCGTAGTCGACCCTGCGCTGCGTGACGATCGGCACCCCGTACAGCGTCACCCGCTCGTACGCCATGACCGCGCCGCGCCGCTTCTCCCAGTGCGGTTCGCTGTAGGTGCGTTTGACCAGGTGCCCGGCGAGCTCCTCCACCCACTCGGGTTCGATCCGGGCGTTGACGCGCGCCCACAGCCGCGAGGTCTCCACCAGTTCGGCGGACATCACCCACCGCGGCTGCTTCTTGAACAGCGCCGACCCGGGGAAGATCGCGAAGCGGGCGCCGCGGGCGCCCA
This window encodes:
- a CDS encoding energy-coupling factor transporter transmembrane component T family protein encodes the protein MNTIGLYVPGTSLPYRMPAGAKLLVLLGVVTVLLVLGNPWVSLGAAAAVVLLYTLFGLSAHLWHAFRPVLLFLAVIAVFHVLFTDPHTAVRVCSQIAAAVLLAGLVTRTTRVSEMLDLFERLARPLRRVGVRSERVGLVLALTIRCIPMVAQSWRASREAYLARGLRGGAHRMVVPVIVNLIRSAEALGSAMSARGVD
- a CDS encoding energy-coupling factor ABC transporter ATP-binding protein; amino-acid sequence: MIRLENVTHAYGDRVVVDDVSLELSEHRIGLIGANGSGKSTLARMFNGLVVPDTGRVLVDGLDTRRHVREVRRRVGFVFSDADTQIIMPTVAEDVRIGLRGSGLDRAGIEERVDAILARHGLADHRDHPAHLLSGGQKQMLALASVMVTEPRILVCDEPTTLLDLRNVRIITETLRALPQQVILLTHHLDTLTGFDRVLVMDAGRIVFDGGPEAAVEYYVDLMERRP
- a CDS encoding biotin transporter BioY — its product is MTASSPSPRYRGLATRDLALIALFAALLAAMSLVPGIPVGSVPITLQTLVVMLAPSILGAKRGVLAVVTFLALAMAGLPILSGGGGGLASFAGASGGFLISWIFVALFIGLLTDRMLPKYRFWPGLLINLAGGIVVCYLIGGPWMAVVAGLDATATLVALAAFVPGDVAKAVLATLIAASVHRAYPVPPAGNRVA
- a CDS encoding lactonase family protein, with amino-acid sequence MTRRRLLWIGSYTPDSGIPGSAAGVQSVWLDTGTGALAEAELAAPASGPSFVVHSADGRMVYAVNELDAGRVSGFSVAGERRLEVRGSAATGGSSPCHLLAHPAGRHLVAANYGDGSVSVHPIGPDGAPAEPVQRLTHTGSGPNADRQEGPHAHSVYPAPGGAHLLVVDLGTDELRCFPFDAAADRPAGPQHVAARLAPGSGPRHLAVHSSGHLYVAGELDSRVYVLRFDPATARAETVDSVPATKAGGDNYPAEIALSADERRLYVANRGADTIATFEVSADGARVRHLADTPSGGAWPRHFALVDGYLVVANQNSATLAALPVDPADGVPGPARHLLTVPTPVCVLPARAE
- a CDS encoding thioesterase II family protein, giving the protein MNQARTTPSTGSGVHRFTGPTAEADLVCFLHAGGLPTVYRPWVAEVGDRFTVWVATVRHRDCAGDGAELWSDYARRQADALEALAGPLTLYGHSLGALSAYETARELRRRGREVTRLVVSGRDAPHLPRRMELPEDPAALVRAVADRYGGVPEILLQDDELARVFGAEMRADFDAVAAYVWRSGPPLDVPLTVVGGTSDPVVTDAGLRAWQQHTTGPFRLERLPGGHFFTDGQRRALQALLD
- a CDS encoding GTP-binding protein; the encoded protein is MASTKIVIAGGFGAGKTTLVGSVSEIPPVTTEAVMTEASVAHDDVSATPDKKTTTVAMDFGRLTLDDELIMYMFGTPGQARFWFMWDDLVRGAIGAVVVVDARRLADCFDAIDYFEKKQDVPYIIAVNKFDGKLDYTVEQIREAVEVGPEVPIIEFDARDRLDSGNVLKTLLRHTLSRTGGGRSDD
- a CDS encoding DUF742 domain-containing protein, translated to MRSHRRRRRARIRPYTFTGGRTRSRHPLMVQTLVSIADERADPPQHLMPESERIYRLCAQVRSVAEISAELKLPLGVTQVLISDLADQGLVYIHPTITGHSPSENQVLERALRGLERLFQ
- a CDS encoding roadblock/LC7 domain-containing protein — its product is MSESAENFTWLVSNFVSEVPGAEHAIVVSSDGLLLTASRGFPEEHAEQLAAIVSGLQSLAEGTARMFAKGDSEQLILRMKRGYLFVMSISDGSSLAVLTSKDADMKIVAYQMTLLVENAGHVLTPQLRSELREVIR
- a CDS encoding sensor histidine kinase; the protein is MAQVPSPGEHTGQPPSHPPQAETGSSHGEKSGTRRRLFSRILARFGRTPEPAPGTVPYGYPPAPPQAHQWGPPPHHPQEWYPQYPQAYQYPPQGGPQAAPYGYPQAPPAAPHGHPPAAQQAPAPPEPVEHRAPEQPAQPSAGQEAPQPTGEHAGTEESGKAPASPDVAVTGNDATAALVNLAMRDLTLVESLLDIVEELEDTTEDSELLAKLFKIDNLATRMRRNGENLLILAGQDIGDPHLEPVSLLDVCRAAISEIGDYERVRLGRMPALFIEGRVSDDLSHLLAELLDNATAKSPDYAQVVISGQVMSEGRLLITVEDEGIGIPEDQLAEINQRLERPPLLEEDVIRHMGMFVVGRIAHRHGFRVQLQARAFRGISAHVVVPTELVGETGPSPESAFETVTTTPVTVSPPPMTPPTQRTQSRDDSGPAFTAAGLPRRGAHRNNQPALPLADPSAEEPSAEPEDAESRAARIRADLEEFLEGERAATGDE